Part of the Virgibacillus necropolis genome, ATAGTCCAAATATAGTGGCGAGGAGCTTAAAACAAAAATCCACGATGACCATCGGTGTGATTGTTGCGAATATCCTCCATGTATTTTCCACACAGGTTATTCGAGCTATTGAAGATTACTGCAACGAATCTAATTTCCATATTATTGTCTGTAATGCCGATGATGATCCAACGAAGGAAAAGCGGTATATCGATATGCTTCGTGCTAAACAGGTAGACGGGATTATCGCATTCCCAACAGGTGGGAATGCTGAACTGTACAACAAATTAATAAAGGCTAATTATCCAGTTGTATTTATGGATAGAATTCTCACTGGTGTGCCTGTTCCTACTGTAATGCTCGACAATAATAAAGCCTCCTTAATCGCAGTAAGTCAGCTAGTGAAGGATGGGTATCAGAGGATCGGGATGATTGCGCCGCCACTTAGTTCCTGTGTAACGTCCAGGGTAGAGCGAATTGATGGATATAAACAGGCATTACAAAAGCATGGTATTCCATTTAACCCCGATTATTTAGTAAGTGGTGAAATAACTGATTTAGAAGTGAAAATTCACCATATGTT contains:
- a CDS encoding LacI family DNA-binding transcriptional regulator, coding for MKAITMADVAEQAGVSKSTVSQFLNERFDYMGKETKVKIEKAIEELGYSPNIVARSLKQKSTMTIGVIVANILHVFSTQVIRAIEDYCNESNFHIIVCNADDDPTKEKRYIDMLRAKQVDGIIAFPTGGNAELYNKLIKANYPVVFMDRILTGVPVPTVMLDNNKASLIAVSQLVKDGYQRIGMIAPPLSSCVTSRVERIDGYKQALQKHGIPFNPDYLVSGEITDLEVKIHHMLTQAEPPEAIVALNDRVLFEILTYAKKQQLTIPKDLALIGIDDVSYASIYSPALTTIAQPAFQMGEKAAELLLSRIRNKSNEGILDVYRFEPNLIKRESC